Genomic window (Chondrocystis sp. NIES-4102):
GCTAGTTAGTATATTACCTTTTCGATCATATGTATTGGTGGTGGATGAACGAAAATTAATCTTACCATCTCCATCATCGTCACTCTCAGAAATGGTAGTTAATAAATTATCGCTTTGATCATAAGTGTAGGTTTCTGAAGAAAGAGAATCGATCTTGCCATCTCCATCACCGTCACTTTCAAAAACTTTAGTTAATATATTGCCTCTTTGATCATAAGTGTTAGTCTCTAAAAAACGATCATTAATTTTCCCATCAGCTTCGTAATCACTTTCGGAAATGGTAGTTAATAAATTATCGCTTTGATCGTAAGTATAGGTTGTTGAAGAACGATAATCAATTTTGCCATCACCTTCGTAATCATTTTCCGAAAAGCTAGATAATATATTGCCCCTTAGATCGTAAGTATTGCTGCTGGAATAAAAATATTCAATCTTGCCATCTCCATCAAAATCTTGTTTGGAAACGTTAGTAAGTATATTATCTTTTTGATCATAAGTAGTGGTGTAGGAATAACTAGAATCAATCTTGCCATCTGCATTCTCGTCATTTTCAGAAATACGAGTAAGTACATTACCTCTTTGATCATAGGTGTATGTCTCTAGAGAAAGAGAATCGAGTTTGCCATCTGAATCTCTATCAACTTTAGTAGTAATGATTTGAGTAGGGACTTTCATGATTATTTCTTGATAGGTATTGAAATAAGACAAAGATAACGTTGATCCTGATATTCTAAAAAGGATTAATCAATTGAGCAAAAAATTATTTTCTCCCAAAGGGTAGCATTTTAATAAGCAATTTGAGATTAATTTTCCTTTCAATGATCCCCACTTTTTATTTTTCAAGGTAAGCGAGGATTTTTTCAATTAAACCTATTACTCTTTTTTTTATCTGGTTAAATTCATCCTTTGTCAATACCTGCGCAATATCACTCAATTAGTTCTGCCCTACAGTACTAATCTTTAGTAAATCCTAAATATAATTATCTCCATAAATATACTGAAGACATAAAGGGTCAGTAGATTTATCGTAGAAACGCGTTAAGTGTGTTGCTTAGTAAAAAGCCTTGAGAATAATTAGAGGATTTAAAACTTAGCAATATCAATGAAGTCGTAAATTAATCCGTGTATTAGCAGCCACTATTACGCGGTTTTTTTGTCGGTATAAATGTAATAATTTTTAAGATTTTACCAGTCATCATATAAGTCACTATAACTAGTCAAATCGAAGATAATTTTAGCAACTTAGATGATTGACTCTTTAAATTAATGGGATCAATTAAAAGCTTAAAATCCCATTACCTTAGCAACTTTCTGGAAATCTGAAGGGATGCCTTGCTTTAATTGATTCTGACTGTGATCTACCGCAGTGCTAGGATCTTTAAGTCCATTACCTGTTAATACACAGACAACTTTAGCATTATCGGGAACTTGATCTTTAACCTTGAGTAAACCAGCAACTGAAGCAGCACTAGCAGGTTCACAAAAAACTCCTTCTTCACAAGCCAAAAGACGATAAGCATCTAATATTTCAGCATCAGTTATAGCATTAAATTCACCTTGGCTGGCTTCCTTAACAGCGATCGCTTTAGACCAATTAGCAGGATTACCGATTCTAATGGCAGTTGCCAAGGTATCAGGTTTAGCTACAGGTGATCCTGAAATAAAAGGGGCAGCCCCAGCAGCTTGAAATCCCATCATTTTAGGTAAACGGGCGCATTTGCCAGCCTGACGGTATTCACAAAAGCCCATCCAATAGGCAGTAATATTCCCTGCGTTACCAACAGGAATACACAACCAATCAGGAGCATCGCCTAAAACATCAACTATTTCAAAAGCAGCAGTTTTTTGTCCTTGAAGACGATAGGGATTTACGGAATTAACTAAAGTAACAGGATAGTTTTCTGAAAGTTCACGGACGATATTTAAAGCATCGTCAAAGTTCCCGTCTATTGCTATTACTTCTGCCCCATAAAGTAATGCTTGAGCTAGTTTACCCAAAGCTACATAACCATCAGGTATAACCACAAAAGCCTTCATTCCTGCACGACGAGCATAGGCTGCTGCTGCTGCGGATGTGTTACCAGTACTTGCGCAAATTACCGCTTTTGCTCCTGACTCCTTGGCTTTTGAAATTGCCATAGTCATACCCCGATCTTTAAAACTCCCTGTAGGATTTAGACCGTCATATTTAACATATACCTTTACTCCTCTACCAATATTATTGGCGATCGCTGGAACAGGAATTAGAGGGGTATTACCTTCTAACAAAGTCACTACGGGAGTAGCTTCAGTTACTGGTAAATAGGTACGATAGGTTTCTATTAAACCCTGCCAATTATTAGCAGTCTTGGCGATCGTCGGATAGGATAATTGGGTGGCGGGGATACTCAGAGTCACAGGATATTTTGGTTAACGTTTTGTAAAAGATCTTTAGCTTTTAGCTTTCTCCCTCAACAATAATTTTTGTTCTGAGGTTGTTTGTTTTAACCTTATAGCTAATAACTTACGACTAAAAGCTTATTAAACAATAATCGGTGAACAGTGAGCATGAGTCAACAGTTTTCTTACTATCAAACTCGTATAAGCTTTTTACACTTAATAACTGCCCACCTTTATTTTTTTACTGTTCAATGATTACTTGAGATCTTATTTTAGCTTGAGTTTTGGTACGTGGAAGAGACTTCGGACTACTATAATTATCCTTACGAGCAGGACGATTTCTCTTTGGTTTGACATCTTTGATAATTGGTTTATCGAAAGTCTCTTGAGGAATATCCCAATCACCTTTCATCCAATTAGGACAATCACGGTCATAAACCATTTGTAGGGCTGCTGCTGCGATCGCTTGCGCATCATATTCATCCCCTAAATCTCTAACCAAAGGTAAGAAAGATGCCATTCTTTCCCCTGCTAGAGTTTCTTTGATAGTAGTTTGCAGTTTGCCGATGCGTTTTGCTTCTACTTGAGATCGGTTAGGAATAGTAGCTATATCTATAGTTGTTCTTAAACGACGCTCAATTTGCTTGAGGGTACGACGATCTCCCGAATGTACCAGGGCGATCGCTGTTCCTGTTTTTCCAGCCCTACCAGTACGTCCAATACGATGGATATAGGTTTCTGTATTATCGGGCAAGTCATAATTGATTACATGGCTTAGATCCTGTACATCTAAACCTCTGGCTGCAATATCTGTTGCTACTACCATTTTAATTTTGCCTTCGCGAAAACGTTTGACTAACCGTTCCCGTTGCATTTGGCTGAGATTACCATGATATTCATCAACACTGTGTCCATATTCTTGTAGCTTGCTTGTTAATTCGCTCGCGGTACGCTTAGTACGAACAAAGATTAAAGCTGAATCTGGTTCTTCGATTTCCAAAATTGGCTGCAAGGCTTTGATTTTCTGCCATCCACGAGGCACCATATAAACGTGCTGATCAATTCTGGTTGGTGCTGCTTCTTTTTGTTTTACTGTAATATATATAGGATCAACTAAAAAGTTTTTGATCAACTCTTTAATTTCTCTCGGCATGGTGGCAGATAAACAAGCAGTCTGTCTTTCTTTTGGTGTTTGACGAAGAATTTTTTTGATATCGTCAATAAAGCCCATACTCAACATCTCATCGGCTTCATCTAAAATCGCCAATTTTAAGGAGTCGAAATTAAGTTCCTGACGTTCTAACAAGTCAATAATTCGCCCAGGTGTTCCCACTACAATTTGAACTCCGCGACGTAATCGGCTAATTTGTCTTTCAATTGATTGACCACCGTATACAGTTAGGGAGTATATTTTTCTTCCTATAGAGAAATCTTCGATCGCCTGACCTACTTGTTGAGCTAGTTCACGAGTTGGAGTTAGAATTAATGCTTGGACTGCTTTGTCTTGCGCACTAACAAGTTCTAAAGCTGGCAAAGAAAAGGCTGCGGTTTTACCTGTTCCTGTTTGAGATTGTCCTACAATGTCTTTCCCTGTAAGTAGGGCTGGTATTGCTTCTTGTTGAATTTGAGTTGGTTCTGTAAATCCAAGCTCTTCTAATTGTGCTACACAAGCTGCTGATAATCCTAAATCTTTAAAAGTAGTCGTCATAAGTTATGTTGTTTTTACTTTGATATTTGTCTTTTACACTTTTGGGATTTCTGTACTGCTATTTCATTTGAATTCCTAAAGCTGGAACTTGAGGTAATTTAAGTTAGGTATTGATACTCTTACCTGCTAATAAATTAGAATTAGATTTTGGCATAAGCTGCTACTGGGGCAACTTCTCCATACAGGTCATAAACATCAGCAGCAGTTATATTGACAGAAATGATTGATCCTAGAGTTGCATCACCACGGACATATACCAGTCCATCTACATCTGGGGCGAATTGAGCAGAGCGACCGATTAACAGACCTGTAGCAGGATGCTCTTGTTCAATTAAAACGTCTAGCTGTTGACCAACGTAAGCTAAATTTTTAGCAGCAGCAATTGGTTGCTGTACCTGCATCAAAATATCTCTGCGCCTATTACTTACTTGTTGGTCTACCTGATTATCTAAACTGTAGGCTGGGGTTTCTTCTTCTGGGGAAAATGTAAATACACCTACATGATCAAATTGATGTCTCTCTACAAAATCTACCAAATGTTGAAAATGCGCTTCTGTTTCTCCTGGGAAGCCAACTATAAAAGTTGTACGCAAGACTGCCCCTGGTAATTCCTGCTTTATTTTGTCAATAATGCTATCATTAACCCTTCCCTGCCAAGGACGATTCATAGCTCGCAAGATTTCTGGATGGGAATGTTGTAGAGGTAAATCTAAATAAGGAAGTACATTTGGGGTATCACGAATTGCTGTAATAACTTCAGGAGTCAAGCCTGTAGGATAAGCGTAGTGAATTCTAATCCACGGAACTGGTACTTTTCCCAACTCCTTGAGTAGCTCTGCTAACATTGGTTTACCGTATAAGTCTAATCCATAGTTAGTAGTAATTTGGGAAATTAAAATTATTTCCTGCACACCTTCAGAAGCTAAAGACATAGCTTCATTAACAATCGACTCAATAGAGCGCGATCGCTGTTTACCTCTTAGGTGGGGAATAATACAAAAGGCACATTTATAATCACAACCTTCTGCAACTCTTAAATAAGCTACTCCTTCAGTAGTCGTACGATAACGCGGAATAGTTTCATCTGCTATATAAACAGGTTCTGCAGTAACCAACTCTACCCTTTCCCCTGTTGTAGTGCGCTCGATAACCTCGACAATTTTATGATAATCTCCACTACCAACCACTGCTACAGCTTCGGGGATCTCGGCTAAAAGTTCTCCTTGAAAGTGCTGTGCCATGCAGCCTGTAATAACAATTTTTTTATCTGCCTCAGCTAATTCTACCAAGGTACGAACTGATTCTTCCCTGGCTTCTTGAATAAAACTACAAGTATTAACAATTACGTAATCTGCTAGTTCTTCATTGGAATCTATTTGATATCCTGCTTGAGCTAGCAACCCTAGCATATGTTCTGAATCTATACGGTTTTTTTCACATCCCAAGTGGGATATAGCTATAGTTGGCTTATTTGCCATTCTCTATCCTAATTTTAAAGACCAATACCAATAATGTTGTTAATTTCTAAATTTGGCAGAAACTACTTACTGCTTAAATTGCCAAAGTAACTTCTACCATTGGTCAGACACAATATCTTGCTTGGAGTGTAAACCCCTGGTCTTGAACAACTATATAAACATAAATATTTAGACATTTAGACCAACTGTTGGATTATACTCTCAAGTTTCGCGGCGGATCAGGAGCAAACCCCAAACAGTTATGTATTCCGCAAAACTATTTATGATTCAAGACACCGATTCTGACGGGTTTTGAATATTGGGCTATTAAACATATCTAGTCAGATACGTAAATAACCTTTTCGTTAAAATATATTAACAGATAAACAGACGAGTGGGAATTAAAAGTAGCAAAATCACAGCATTTATTTAAAAAATTCCTGATAGAGGATAGTTGATGAGACTATATACAGTATCCAGCGTTGTCTGAGATAATAATAACTTTTGAAAAGGAGAAAAAATTAGGCGTGGTGGAGTCAAAGTGGAACTAAAAGAAATTTTTAAAGCAAGTAATCCCGTAATTGGCGTAGTTCATTTATCGCCCCTACCTACCTCGCCTCGCTGGAAAGGTAAATTACAGGAGGTGATTGAGAGAGCGGAACAGGAAGCGACTGCTTTATCGGCAGGTGGAGTGGATGGCATTATCATTGAAAACTTTTTTGATGCTCCTTTTACTAAAGATTGTGTTGATCCTGCGGTAGTTAGTGCTATGACATTAATTGTTGATCGCCTCAAAGGCATGGTTATGTTACCTATGGGGATCAACGTATTACGCAATGATGCTCGTAGTGCGATGGCGATCGCCAGTTGTACCCAAGTAGATTTTATTCGGGTTAATGTTTTGACTGGGGTAATGGCAACTGATCAGGGTTTGATTGAAGGTAAAGCTCACGAATTGTTACGATACCGTCGTGAATTAGGTTCAGAAGTAGCTATTTTAGCAGATGTCTTGGTAAAACACGCTCGACCTTTAGGCACACCCAATCTAACTACTGCGGTTCAAGATACAATTCAAAGAGGTTTAGCGGATGGGGTAATTCTTTCAGGTTGGTCTACAGGTAGCCCCCCAACTCAAGAGGATTTGGAATTGGCAGCAGCAGCAGCAGGGGAAACTCCTGTGTTTATTGGTAGTGGTGCTAATTGGGAAAATATTACGCAATTAATGCAAGCAGCAGATGGAGTTATTGTCTCAAGTTCCCTCAAACGCCAAGGCAAAATTACTGAAACTATTGACCCTATTCGCGTAGCTCAATTTGTGGAGGCTGCTAAATCTGTACCAAAAAAGCTTAATAAAGCAAAAGTTGCTACCTCCCTCACCCAATTCCAGTAACTCAAACTAAATTTAAACACAAGCTATAATTTGGTCATTCAAAAGCTATTAGGTATTAGCTAAAAATTAATTATTATCTCGCTAACCTACATGATTAGAAGCTAAAAGCCAAAAGCTGTTATTAAAAATAAATCTATCGATTGATATTTTATTATGCGCCGTCGTCGTTCTCTTCCTTGGATATACCGTTGGTCAAGACCAATTATAGGGGCAATAGCTATTGCTGGAATAATTTTAACTGCTTTTTTAACGGTTAAAAAGCTAACTGGAGGCACTCTAGAATGTGGTATAGATGGTGCTGGTGCTGGCTGTGGTGGGGTGCTTGATAGTGCTTATGCTACTGTATTTGGATTGCCCTTGAGCTTGTATGGTTGTCTTGCTTATATCAGTATGGCAGCTTTTGCCCTTGTACCCTTAGCTGTTAAAAGTGAAGGACAAAAAGATTTTAAAAAACGTCTAGATAACCTGACTTGGTGGCTATTGTTGGCTGGCAGTATGGCGATGGTAGTATTTAGTGGCTATTTGATGTATGTCTTGGCTACACAATTGAAAACTACCTGTCCTTACTGTATTGGTTCTGCTTTATTTTCCCTGAGTTTATTAGTTTTAACCATCACTGGTAGAGATTGGGAAGATTTGG
Coding sequences:
- a CDS encoding threonine synthase; the encoded protein is MTLSIPATQLSYPTIAKTANNWQGLIETYRTYLPVTEATPVVTLLEGNTPLIPVPAIANNIGRGVKVYVKYDGLNPTGSFKDRGMTMAISKAKESGAKAVICASTGNTSAAAAAYARRAGMKAFVVIPDGYVALGKLAQALLYGAEVIAIDGNFDDALNIVRELSENYPVTLVNSVNPYRLQGQKTAAFEIVDVLGDAPDWLCIPVGNAGNITAYWMGFCEYRQAGKCARLPKMMGFQAAGAAPFISGSPVAKPDTLATAIRIGNPANWSKAIAVKEASQGEFNAITDAEILDAYRLLACEEGVFCEPASAASVAGLLKVKDQVPDNAKVVCVLTGNGLKDPSTAVDHSQNQLKQGIPSDFQKVAKVMGF
- the deaD gene encoding ATP-dependent RNA helicase; the encoded protein is MTTTFKDLGLSAACVAQLEELGFTEPTQIQQEAIPALLTGKDIVGQSQTGTGKTAAFSLPALELVSAQDKAVQALILTPTRELAQQVGQAIEDFSIGRKIYSLTVYGGQSIERQISRLRRGVQIVVGTPGRIIDLLERQELNFDSLKLAILDEADEMLSMGFIDDIKKILRQTPKERQTACLSATMPREIKELIKNFLVDPIYITVKQKEAAPTRIDQHVYMVPRGWQKIKALQPILEIEEPDSALIFVRTKRTASELTSKLQEYGHSVDEYHGNLSQMQRERLVKRFREGKIKMVVATDIAARGLDVQDLSHVINYDLPDNTETYIHRIGRTGRAGKTGTAIALVHSGDRRTLKQIERRLRTTIDIATIPNRSQVEAKRIGKLQTTIKETLAGERMASFLPLVRDLGDEYDAQAIAAAALQMVYDRDCPNWMKGDWDIPQETFDKPIIKDVKPKRNRPARKDNYSSPKSLPRTKTQAKIRSQVIIEQ
- a CDS encoding MiaB-like tRNA modifying enzyme YliG, which codes for MANKPTIAISHLGCEKNRIDSEHMLGLLAQAGYQIDSNEELADYVIVNTCSFIQEAREESVRTLVELAEADKKIVITGCMAQHFQGELLAEIPEAVAVVGSGDYHKIVEVIERTTTGERVELVTAEPVYIADETIPRYRTTTEGVAYLRVAEGCDYKCAFCIIPHLRGKQRSRSIESIVNEAMSLASEGVQEIILISQITTNYGLDLYGKPMLAELLKELGKVPVPWIRIHYAYPTGLTPEVITAIRDTPNVLPYLDLPLQHSHPEILRAMNRPWQGRVNDSIIDKIKQELPGAVLRTTFIVGFPGETEAHFQHLVDFVERHQFDHVGVFTFSPEEETPAYSLDNQVDQQVSNRRRDILMQVQQPIAAAKNLAYVGQQLDVLIEQEHPATGLLIGRSAQFAPDVDGLVYVRGDATLGSIISVNITAADVYDLYGEVAPVAAYAKI
- the btpA gene encoding photosystem I biogenesis protein BtpA → MELKEIFKASNPVIGVVHLSPLPTSPRWKGKLQEVIERAEQEATALSAGGVDGIIIENFFDAPFTKDCVDPAVVSAMTLIVDRLKGMVMLPMGINVLRNDARSAMAIASCTQVDFIRVNVLTGVMATDQGLIEGKAHELLRYRRELGSEVAILADVLVKHARPLGTPNLTTAVQDTIQRGLADGVILSGWSTGSPPTQEDLELAAAAAGETPVFIGSGANWENITQLMQAADGVIVSSSLKRQGKITETIDPIRVAQFVEAAKSVPKKLNKAKVATSLTQFQ